One stretch of Tribolium castaneum strain GA2 chromosome 5, icTriCast1.1, whole genome shotgun sequence DNA includes these proteins:
- the LUBEL gene encoding E3 ubiquitin-protein ligase lubel isoform X4, whose amino-acid sequence MNNKNDNKWRPMAISNPSTRLRLAKNMPQWVYKTGSGAPPPPIPIEEKPHSSFSKTQEPDYEVIEFGQQYSNAPPIPIKTEPKRADGRHCQLCGTSNPSIKCDHCNQIFCISCDDMYHRHPKRQTHFRRTMETSIRPPLPPKGEMQSAPVPPPRRHRRAGSIGPSPCPSPTPMRHNQGVPTLARKDTFSFKDKMNSLKRMVGSRPLPPTPISPSSRVSASPPSFDRYNRGFEVPSPSPSLQQRYRQHQLAMRGTTPNLSSAGSDFDKPPSRDSGYPDWDNEWGRFRSGSISGSETGSRLRKLSNTSCPPPRNLPHSASVFDLNNPMHHHHHHGFIPMQQAQSMAQLNCPGCYQGGWLECGCDRTGSNLSLNMAPGPYPVNPMWMGTWHGPPPSTMYPYPVPMGHMHHHSRPPSPTHSIKSRKSSMSKKSRRKYRESEDTDDDLEDRRSIFSHNDRSERKSLGSRFPERQKLPRETASMPREISRKNSDRIERISNVRSRRGSSSESDDEQSESQKESEVLDESEEPEIKPILEVPTSNWECEHCTFVNDPGTKVCLVCCKTATINVKLVKSDEKTEKPEPKLHTTRSSDDCSKDYSETESLLNKLGKLKTSEPKSPDPKKGKDASEAVSLESVSAVKAVGTSPENDTSVNKVTTGTSPPPQNMSTQTYEDVPPAGEIPKSPRGRPTSRNKRRDLRRSNSLHMGTRRGSEWSLHRSSSRHSLTTDSQSLPGSREQSPAPYDYSEESMDRLRKPTMSRSYYSIMDLRKPELYRNEPPFYRNEYPPSHRNRSDSFDLPDSGFNSFKSQGMELVKLLREAEQYKYTADEVQAALCHCKDMNPIDWLRQNWDATIASVQTLATQMGREGPMNIVGTVSEEEARAALRLHKGNLWPAVTECVEQRQRKYAELASRGEFSREDILTVLTAHHGDLEAAFNELSKTQLKPFLMRIWGPPVGTENEAGNEGAVLEKIGGEVVSDKELTKAVSDSSDKAPPTTTDQELKKTPTEVLENIESQILQNLQDMNNLSDTLDDAPPKPNKIYVEKSSTVIQVFDHDYEVPEAERDEQKPESDFSDTESSDEGNKVEEFVDAVSDMPEPPRLKRKSVSTLNITLANKEEPGTSTGLPVAQMIQAEDTPTVNEVVLESTANIQLQSVPKNDQVGASVNKKETEASIVVPNGETKAQVETKNNLQEGSPTPVATKEIKDNGELSPETPSSQKETKTVNENVQKTTKDDVSMVLVSQTKELQTDDLKNRDSSQNDTKDNQTNTSNQDHTKDSLDKGSINCTETKNDLNETPEGNVENKDPNEFSNKNSSIYEKTIENGNMQTSKNKEETKTDLKEVARRNETKGNLNVSKNKDVITEQIINQSGVTKATNANETVEHEVNKSQTNHSETKDNATEQITVENDDANAPEGNEKTKNDQLAPLESNNETKNDLNKSENTVVAQKTITSVDVKLSNENEKTKHETNENVKTSKDNEKTQNGLNSEKPSTSNGPSTTEAKNHNEVVESKPPLTKKQKKSMKKSKRRAQKRAARRGSATSTTESSSGEKQSIETDNEVPEPVVKDYEPKIENSSSDNAEKPSTSTETQPKISTTIQIPQNKQSLLPVPPKRPSKIPISRQRSVSKSEPKSPDVQSKIPVKTGSHIPVRCLIEKAKSDTESEKRPVMQKRKSDEIAQEMQQSVQTVKEMNRQLNTVNRGSLSSFRNSSVESTTSSKQLSYTKSLDNDSDSSVSDSNVEELLDPSTDEDSYEDFEEYDGIEESDTEDYNEFDKKKAKIANELDINLAQISARVEELTTSLGRKNEFDETCESEEEYVSEESEEEDEEEEEDDDDDEDNQIDLNIEVKQPSEIELMERQARRFLAEGQVESYQQAELAVSLMTLKFSAEEALEAAKDCHTLDAAIAYLQQDCELCAGKYPMNQIISMLKCTHRCCQECAKNYFTVQVTDRTIMDCTCPFCKQPELTSSEISEDEVSDYFANLDILLKGILDATVHELFQRKLRDRTLMQDPNFKWCVKCSSGFIANPRQRRLVCPDCKSVTCANCRRPWEKQHEGISCEKFAEWKDANDPENQASAVAKHLAENGIDCPKCKFRYSLARGGCMHFTCTQCKHEFCYGCGKPFMMGAKCGVSQYCGKLGLHAHHPRNCLFYLRDKEPTELQKLLKEHKIPFDTDIPADKEENAAAAAKCFVPLQRETPNGLIDTVCNNEVSPGQAGLCRL is encoded by the exons ATGAAT AATAAAAACGATAACAAATGGAGGCCCATGGCCATATCCAACCCATCTACGCGCTTGCGACTCGCCAAAAACATGCCTCAGTGGGTC TACAAAACGGGGTCAGGGGCGCCACCCCCGCCAATTCCAATCGAGGAGAAGCCCCACTCGTCGTTTTCAAAAACCCAAGAACCCGATTATGAAGTTATCGAATTTGGCCAACAGTACTCAAATGCGCCCCCAATACCCATCAAAACAG AGCCCAAAAGGGCCGATGGAAGGCACTGCCAGCTCTGTGGTACCTCCAACCCTTCCATCAAATGCGACCACTGCAACCAGATCTTCTGTATTTCCTGCGATGATATGTACCACCGACACCCCAAACGCCAGACCCACTTCCGACGC ACCATGGAGACTTCAATCCGGCCCCCACTACCCCCAAAAGGAGAGATGCAATCCGCCCCCGTGCCGCCCCCTCGTCGCCACCGCCGCGCCGGGTCCATCGGACCGTCCCCATGTCCCAGCCCTACCCCCATGAGACACAACCAG GGGGTTCCCACTTTGGCGCGGAAAGACACTTTTTCATTCAAAGACAAGATGAATAGTCTCAAACGGATGGTGGGGTCGAGGCCTCTACCTCCGACACCGATTTCACCCT CGTCGCGTGTCTCAGCGAGCCCCCCGAGTTTCGATAGGTACAATCGCGGGTTCGAAGTACCAAGTCCCAGCCCCTCCCTGCAGCAGAGGTACCGCCAACATCAGCTGGCAATGAGGGGCACCACCCCTAATCTATCAAGTGCCGGATCTGATTTTGATAAG CCCCCGAGCCGCGATAGCGGGTACCCAGACTGGGACAATGAATGGGGTCGCTTCCGGTCGGGGAGCATTTCCGGCTCGGAAACCGGTTCCCGGTTACGGAAATTGAGCAATACTTCGTGCCCCCCGCCCAGGAATCTCCCTCACAGCGCGTCGGTGTTTGACTTGAATAATCCAatgcaccaccaccaccatcaTGGGTTTATTCCCATGCAACAA GCCCAAAGTATGGCCCAGCTGAACTGTCCGGGGTGCTACCAAGGGGGCTGGTTGGAATGTGGGTGTGACAGGACCGGCAGTAACTTGAGCCTGAACATGGCGCCAGGGCCGTATCCAGTCAATCCCATGTGGATGGGCACTTGGCATGGGCCTCCGCCGAGTACCATGTATCCATATCCCGTCCCAATGGGCCACATGCATCACCACTCAAGACCACCATCGCCCACCCACAGCATCAAGTCCCGGAAGTCATCCATGAGTAAGAAGAGTCGGAGGAAGTACCGCGAAAGTGAAGACACCGATGATGATTTAGAAGACCGAAGATCGATTTTCAGCCACAATGATCGAAGCGAGAGGAAGTCGCTGGGGTCAAGATTCCCCGAAAGGCAGAAACTGCCACGTGAAACCGCCTCCATGCCTCGGGAAATTTCGAGAAAAAATTCGGACCGAATTGAACGAATCTCGAACGTGCGAAGCAGACGTGGTTCGTCCAGTGAGAGCGACGACGAGCAATCGGAGAGCCAGAAAGAGAGTGAAGTGCTTGACGAATCAGAAGAACCAGAAATAAAGCCAATACTGGAAGTACCGACCTCGAATTGGGAGTGTGAACACTGCACCTTCGTGAATGACCCTGGCACTAAAGTTTGCCTAGTCTGTTGCAAAACGGCCACAATTAACGTCAAACTCGTGAAAAGCGACGAGAAAACCGAGAAACCTGAGCCAAAATTGCACACGACTCGATCGAGTGACGACTGTAGCAAAGACTACAGCGAGACCGAatctcttttaaataaattgggCAAACTAAAAACCTCCGAACCGAAATCCCCCGACCCGAAGAAAG GAAAAGACGCAAGTGAAGCGGTGTCATTGGAAAGTGTTAGTGCGGTTAAAGCGGTCGGTACTTCCCCCGAAAATGACACTAGTGTTAATAAAGTGACAACGGGCACATCGCCTCCGCCCCAAAACATGTCGACACAA ACTTATGAGGACGTTCCTCCAGCCGGGGAAATCCCCAAGTCGCCACGAGGACGACCGACGAGTCGCAACAAACGAAGAGACTTGCGAAGGTCGAACTCGCTGCACATGGGGACGAGACGGGGGTCCGAATGGTCGCTGCACCGCAGCTCCAGTCGGCACTCCCTCACCACCGACTCGcag AGTCTCCCCGGGAGTCGGGAACAAAGCCCAGCGCCGTATGACTACAGTGAGGAAAGTATGGACAGGTTGCGCAAACCGACAATGTCTCGGTCATATTACAGCATCATGGACTTGCGAAAACCGGAACTTTACCGAAACGAACCGCCGTTTTACAGG AATGAGTACCCCCCAAGTCACCGCAACCGCTCCGACTCGTTCGACCTCCCCGACTCGGGCTTCAACAGCTTCAAGTCGCAGGGAATGGAGCTGGTGAAGCTCCTCCGCGAGGCTGAGCAGTACAAGTACACCGCTGACGAGGTCCAGGCGGCCCTGTGCCACTGCAAGGACATGAATCCGATAGATTGGCTGCGCCAAAACTGGGACGCGACTATTGCGAGCGTCCAGACTTTGGCCACGCAGATGGGGCGCGAGGGCCCCATGAATATCGTCGGGACGGTGTCTGAGGAAGAGGCCAGGGCCGCTTTGAGACTCCACAAGGGGAATTTGTGGCCAGCGGTGACCGAATGTGTGGAGCAAAGGCAGAGAAAG TATGCCGAACTTGCGTCACGTGGGGAGTTCAGTCGGGAGGATATTCTAACAGTGCTAACGGCACATCACGGTGACTTGGAGGCGGCGTTTAACGAGCTGAGTAAGACTCAACTCAAGCCGTTTCTGATGCGGATTTGGGGACCGCCGGTTGGGACGGAGAATGAGGCAGGTAATGAGGGGGCGGTGTTGGAGAAAATTGGGGGCGAAG TAGTGAGCGATAAGGAACTGACAAAAGCGGTAAGTGATAGTAGTGATAAAGCGCCCCCTACAACCACCGACCaggagttaaaaaaaactccaacTGAAGTTTTGGAAAATATCGAATCgcagattttacaaaatttgcaaGACATGAACAATCTTAGTGACACTTTAGATGATGCGCCCCCTAAACCTAACAAAATTTACGTGGAGAAAAGTAGTACCGTAATACAAGTGTTTGATCACGATTATGAAGTCCCGGAAGCCGAGCGAGACGAACAAAAACCAGAGTCGGATTTTAGTGACACTGAAAGTAGCGATGAAGGTAACAAAGTTGAGGAATTTGTGGATGCTGTGAGTGATATGCCAGAACCTCCTCGCCTCAAACGAAAAAGTGTCAGTACTTTAAATATCACTTTAGCCAATAAGGAAGAACCGGGAACAAGTACCGGACTTCCAGTTGCCCAAATGATTCAAGCTGAGGATACTCCGACTGTGAATGAAGTAGTACTTGAAAGTACTGCAAATATTCAgttacagagtgtcccaaaaaacGATCAAGTGGGGGCCTCAgtgaataaaaaagaaacagagGCCTCCATTGTGGTTCCAAATGGCGAAACTAAAGCTCaagtagaaacaaaaaataatttacaagaAGGTTCCCCGACTCCAGTGGCAacaaaagaaattaaagataATGGGGAGCTCTCTCCAGAAACACCCTCTAgtcaaaaagaaacaaaaacggTGAATGAAAACgtacaaaaaacaacaaaagacGATGTAAGTATGGTTCTTGTAAGTCAAACAAAAGAGCTTCAAActgatgatttaaaaaatcgtgatTCAAGTCAAAATGATACCAAAGACAATCAAACTAACACTTCAAATCAGGATCACACAAAAGATAGTTTAGATAAGGGTTCAATAAATTGTACCGAAAcaaaaaacgatttaaatgAGACTCCGGAAGGCAATGTAGAAAATAAAGATCCGAATGAGTTTTCCAATAAGAATAGTTCAATATATgaaaaaacaattgaaaatGGTAATAtgcaaacttctaaaaataaagaagagACGAAAACTGATTTAAAAGAGGTTGCAAGAAGAAACGAAACAAAAGGAAATCTAAATGTTTCTAAAAACAAGGATGTAATAACAGAACAGATAATAAATCAGAGCGGGGTAACAAAAGCCACAAATGCTAATGAAACAGTAGAACACGAAGTAAATAAGAGTCAAACAAATCATAGTGAAACAAAAGATAACGCGACGGAACAGATAACCGTGGAAAACGATGACGCAAACGCTCCTGAAGGTaatgagaaaacaaaaaacgatcAATTGGCGCCCCTTGAAAGcaataatgaaacaaaaaacgaTCTGAATAAAAGCGAAAACACTGTAGTAGCGCAAAAAACAATTACGAGTGTTGATGTAAAACTATCTAATGAgaatgaaaaaacaaaacacgaaacaaatgaaaatgttaaaactTCCAAAGACAATGAGAAAACACAAAACGGCCTAAATTCAGAAAAACCTTCCACGAGCAATGGACCAAGTACTACCGAAGCCAAAAATCATAATGAGGTCGTAGAAAGTAAACCGCCGTTGacaaaaaagcagaaaaagtccatgaaaaaatcgaaacgtcgcgCCCAGAAACGAGCAGCTCGGAGAGGCTCGGCAACGAGTACTACGGAGTCAAGCAGTGGCGAAAAACAGTCAATAGAGACAGACAACGAGGTGCCCGAACCCGTCGTCAAAGATTATGaaccaaaaattgaaaattcttCCTCTGATAACGCTGAAAAACCCTCGACCTCGACCGAAACCCAGCCAAAAATTTCAACCACAATTCAAATACCCCAAAATAAACAATCTCTGCTTCCCGTTCCCCCGAAAAGACCATCAAAAATCCCGATTTCGCGTCAGAGATCAGTTTCCAAAAGCGAACCGAAATCACCCGACGTGCAAAGTAAAATCCCGGTTAAAACCGGGAGTCATATTCCGGTTAGGTGTTTGATTGAGAAAGCGAAAAGTGATACGGAATCGGAGAAACGTCCAGTTATGCAAAAACGGAAGTCGGACGAAATCGCACAAGAGATGCAACAAAGTGTTCAAACTGTCAAAGAGATGAACCGACAATTAAATACTGTGAACAGGGGGAGTCTGAGTTCGTTTCGGAACAGTTCCGTTGAGTCTACGACAAGTTCGAAGCAGCTGTCTTACACAAAATCACTAGATAATGATAGCGATTCTTCTGTTTCTGACAGTAACGTTGAAGAATTGCTCGACCCGAGCACTGACGAAGACAGTTACGAGGATTTTGAAGAGTATGATGGGATTGAAGAGTCCGACACTGAGGACTATAACGAGTTTGATAAAAAGAAAGCGAAGATTGCCAATGAGCTTGATATTAATTTGGCACAAATTAGTGCAAGGGTTGAGGAATTGACCACGAGTTTGGGTCGCAAAAATGAGTTTGATGAGACGTGTGAGTCCGAGGAGGAGTATGTTTCTGAAGAAAGTGAGGAGGAAGATGAAGAAGAGGAAGAGGATGATGATGACGATGAGGATAATCAAATTGATCTTAATATTGAAGTAAAGCAACCGAGTGAAATCGAGCTGATGGAG AGGCAGGCGAGGCGCTTCCTGGCCGAGGGCCAAGTCGAGAGCTACCAACAAGCCGAGCTTGCCGTTAGCTTAATGACTCTTAAATTTTCCGCTGAGGAAGCTCTCGAAGCTGCTAAAGACTGCCACACCCTAGACGCCGCTATCGCATATTTGCAACAAGACTGCGAACTGTGCGCTGGAAAATATCCCATGAATCAG ATCATATCTATGCTAAAATGTACGCACCGCTGCTGTCAAGAATGcgctaaaaattattttaccgTGCAAGTGACTGACAGGACGATAATGGACTGCACGTGCCCTTTCTGCAAACAACCGGAGTTGACAAGCAGCGAAATATCCGAAGACGAAGTCTCGGATTATTTTGCCAATTTGGATATTCTCCTTAAAGGCATTCTAGACGCAACCGTCCATGAGCTTTTCCAGAGGAAATTGCGCGACCGGACTTTAATGCAAGACCCTAATTTCAAGTGGTGCGTTAAG TGTTCGAGCGGATTTATCGCCAATCCTCGCCAGAGACGCCTCGTTTGTCCCGACTGCAAAAGCGTCACGTGTGCAAACTGTCGCCGGCCGTGGGAGAAACAACACGAGGGCATCTCTTGCGAGAAATTCGCAGAATGGAAAGACGCCAACGACCCGGAGAACCAGGCCTCCGCGGTTGCGAAACACTTAGCCGAAAACGGCATAGACTGCCCCAAATGTAAATTTCGATATTCACTGGCCCGAGGGGGCTGCATGCATTTTACTTGCACTCAGTGCAAACACGAGTTTTGCTACGGCTGTGGCAAGCCTTTTATGATGGGGGCCAAGTGTGGGGTGAGCCAGTACTGCGGGAAATTGGGGCTCCATGCGCACCACCCCCGCAACTGTCTGTTCTATTTGCGCGATAAGGAACCAACAGAGCTGCAAAAGTTGCTCAAAGAGCACAAAATCCCCTTCGATACCGACATCCCGGCCGATAAAGAGGAAAACGCCGCAGCCGCAGCTAAGTGTTTCGTGCCGCTGCAGCGGGAAACCCCCAACGGGCTCATCGACACGGTGTGCAACAACGAGGTTTCCCCCGGCCAGGCCGGTCTTTGCAG ATTGTGA